A region from the Pseudomonas sp. P8_229 genome encodes:
- the grpE gene encoding nucleotide exchange factor GrpE, with product MADEQTVDTQNPEANQAPETSGDDLATRVQVLEEQLAAAQDQSLRVAADLQNVRRRAEQDVEKAHKFALEKFASDLLPIVDSLERGLELSNPDDESIRPMREGIELTLKMFHDTLKRYQLEAIDPHGEPFNAVHHQAMAMQESADVEPNSVLKVFQKGYQLNGRLLRPAMVVVSKAPAPISPSIDEKA from the coding sequence ATGGCTGACGAACAGACAGTAGATACGCAAAATCCAGAAGCCAATCAGGCGCCCGAGACTTCGGGTGACGACCTGGCGACCCGTGTACAAGTGCTCGAAGAGCAATTGGCCGCCGCGCAGGATCAGTCTCTGCGCGTAGCTGCCGATCTGCAGAACGTCCGCCGTCGTGCCGAACAGGACGTCGAAAAGGCGCACAAGTTTGCCCTGGAAAAATTCGCCAGTGACTTGTTGCCGATCGTCGACAGCCTGGAGCGCGGCCTCGAGCTGTCGAACCCGGACGACGAAAGCATCCGTCCGATGCGCGAAGGCATCGAGCTGACCCTGAAAATGTTCCACGACACCCTCAAGCGCTATCAGCTTGAAGCGATTGATCCGCATGGCGAGCCGTTCAACGCGGTTCACCATCAGGCGATGGCCATGCAGGAAAGCGCCGATGTTGAGCCAAACAGCGTGCTGAAGGTGTTCCAGAAGGGCTATCAGCTCAACGGTCGCCTGTTGCGTCCGGCCATGGTTGTGGTCAGCAAGGCGCCGGCGCCAATTTCGCCTTCGATTGACGAGAAGGCTTGA